The following proteins are co-located in the Silene latifolia isolate original U9 population chromosome 1, ASM4854445v1, whole genome shotgun sequence genome:
- the LOC141609200 gene encoding ubiquitin-conjugating enzyme E2 5-like encodes MSSLGKRRESDAMTLMMRDFIVELIDDRTDEFIVILRGPTGSPYKGGVWKLHVQLPDAYPYKPPSITFMNKIFHPNIHEHLGTICLNVIDKDWSPAYEFVKVFDIILPQLLLYPNPSHGLNEDAIFLLMTNKEEFEEKVKEYCVLYAKEEDIIGSSSRAEILDGDFSDSEDASSDDNSEDAVAGVLEL; translated from the exons ATGTCTTCATTGGGCAAGCGAAGGGAGTCGGATGCTATGACATT GATGATGAGAGATTTCATTGTGGAGCTTATCGATGACAGAACTGATGAATTCATCGTGATATTACGTGGTCCGACTGGGA GTCCATACAAGGGTGGAGTTTGGAAATTACATGTTCAGCTTCCAGATGCTTATCCTTACAAGCCTCCTTCGATTACATTCATGAACAAAATTTTTCACCCAAATATTCATGAGCA CTTGGGCACCATTTGCTTGAACGTGATTGACAAAGACTGGAGTCCTGCATATG AGTTTGTGAAGGTGTTTGATATCATCCTTCCTCAGCTGTTGCTATACCCAAATCCTTCACATGGCCTCAATGAAGATGCCATCTTCCTACTGATGACCAATAAAGAGGAATTTGAAGAGAAAGTTAAAG AATACTGTGTTCTTTATGCCAAAGAGGAGGATATTATTGGTTCTAGTAGTAGAGCAGAAATCCTTGATGGGGATTTCAGTGATTCTGAAGATGCATCAAGTGACGATAATTCTGAAGATGCAGTTGCAGGAGTTCTAGAATTATGA
- the LOC141609186 gene encoding protease Do-like 9, with protein MTYLRIMRLKRELVFGKFYGPFFSVVVLSPISAIFNIYISTYPNLKLRATMGDNSNNGNSNRKRKRSGKSKTIPPETLESQPTTADAVDEGALSSPTASHRRRKKRASASNRRDDAIAASPPHSPTWDEDSAVARVLPAMDSVVKVFCVHTEPNFSLPWQRKRQYSSSSSGFVIGGRRVLTNAHSVEHYTQVKLKKRGSDTKYLATVLAIGTECDIALLTVNDDEFWEGVSPVEFGELPALQDAVTVVGYPIGGDTISVTSGVVSRIEILSYVHGSTELLGLQIDAAINSGNSGGPAFNDKGNCVGIAFQSLKHDDAENIGYVIPTPVILHFIQDYERNGAYTGFPILGVEWQKMENPDLRVAMGMKSDQKGVRVKRVDPTSPESKVLQPSDVILSFDAVDIANDGTVPFRHGERIGFSYLISQKYTGDNAEIKVLRDSVTHKFSIKLGTHRRLIPAHSNGRPPSYYIVAGFVFTTVSVPYLRSEYGKEYEYEAPVKLLTKLLHSMRQSKDEELVVVSQVLVADINIGYEEIVNTQVLALNGSPVKNLKSLASMVESCEDEFMKFELDYDQVVVLRTKTAKAATVDILATHCIPSAMSDDLKS; from the exons ATGACATATTTGCGGATAATGCGTCTTAAAAGAGAGCTTGTGTTTGGAAAATTTTATGGTCCATTTTTTAGCGTTGTTGTTTTGTCCCCTATCTCCGCCATTTTCAACATATACATTTCCACATACCCTAACCTGAAGCTGAGAGCTACTATGGGCGACAACAGTAACAACGGCAACTCTAACCGTAAACGAAAGCGCTCCGGAAAATCCAAAACCATCCCTCCTGAAACCCTAGAATCCCAACCCACTACCGCCGACGCCGTGGATGAAGGCGCTCTCTCCTCTCCCACCGCCTCTCACCGCCGCCGTAAGAAACGTGCTTCCGCCTCTAACCGCCGCGACGACGCCATCGCTGCGTCGCCGCCCCATTCTCCGACGTGGGATGAAGATAGCGCGGTGGCGCGTGTGTTGCCGGCGATGGACTCGGTGGTGAAGGTGTTCTGCGTGCATACGGAGCCCAACTTCTCGCTTCCATGGCAGCGTAAACGCCAGTACAGCTCGTCGAGTAGCGGGTTTGTTATTGGTGGACGTAGGGTTTTGACGAATGCGCATTCTGTTGAGCATTATACTCAGGTTAAGCTTAAGAAGAGAGGGTCTGATACTAAGTATTTAGCTACTGTTCTTGCTATCGGAACTGAATGCGATATTG CTTTGCTTACCGTTAATGACGATGAGTTCTGGGAAGGGGTTTCACCAGTGGAGTTTGGGGAATTGCCTGCCCTTCAAGATGCTGTTACTGTTGTGGGTTACCCAATAGGAGGGGATACAATTTCTGTGACCAGTGGTGTTGTTTCGCGCATAGAAATATTGTCGTATGTCCATGGGTCTACTGAGCTTCTAGGCTTGCAG ATAGATGCTGCCATAAATTCTGGAAACTCTGGTGGACCTGCATTCAACGATAAAGGTAACTGTGTGGGCATTGCGTTTCAGTCACTGAAGCATGACGATGCAGAGAATATTGGATACGTTATACCTACACCAGTCATCTTGCATTTCATCCAGGATTATGAAAGAAATGGAGCTTACACTG GTTTTCCAATTCTTGGAGTGGAGTGGCAAAAAATGGAAAATCCCGACTTACGGGTGGCAATGGGTATGAAATCCGATCAAAAGGGTGTACGTGTAAAACGTGTTGACCCCACTTCTCCAGAATCCAAGGTTTTGCAGCCATCGGATGTTATCCTCAGCTTCGATGCGGTCGATATTGCAAATGATGGAACAG TTCCTTTCAGACATGGTGAGCGCATAGGTTTCAGTTACCTTATCTCTCAGAAATATACGGGAGATAATGCTGAAATTAAGGTGTTACGTGATTCAGTAACGCACAAGTTCAGTATCAAACTTGGTACTCACAGGAGGCTCATTCCGGCACATAGCAACGGTAGACCTCCTTCATATTACATAGTTGCAGGCTTCGTTTTTACAACTGTCTCCGTTCCATATCTTCGCTCAGAG TACGGTAAAGAGTACGAGTATGAGGCTCCAGTCAAGCTTTTGACCAAGCTATTGCATTCAATGCGACAGTCGAAAGATGAAGAGCTTGTTGTTGTATCTCAG GTTCTTGTGGCTGACATCAATATTGGATATGAAGAAATTGTCAACACTCAG GTTTTAGCTCTCAATGGTAGTCCGGTGAAGAATCTGAAGAGCTTGGCAAGTATGGTAGAGTCTTGTGAAGATGAGTTTATGAAGTTCGAACTTGACTATGATCAG GTAGTTGTTCTTCGGACAAAAACCGCCAAAGCTGCAACTGTAGATATACTAGCAACACACTGTATACCTTCTGCAATGTCTGATGATCTTAAATCATAA